The genomic stretch GTAAAGCCGTACTCGCCGGATTCGAAGGCAACGTAACCCTGCCGCTGATTCGCGACAAGCTGAACTTCAGCACCAACTTCACCTATTTCCACCGCAATGAAGAGAAGTTCTACGGCAATTACGTATCGATCGTGCCCAAATACACCATCAGCAGCGCGCTCAACTGACAAATTACTCCCGAATGGGACTTAAACGCCACCTACACCCACTACAGTCGCCAAAAAATCGGCTCTCGGCCCACCCGATTCATCGACGTGTACTACGAAAACGGCGGCAGCAAGCTGAAGGAACACGAATTGGACAGCTACGACGTGTTCGGGCTCAACGTCGGCTACAACTGGAGAGATACTGTCAGCCTGTGTGCCGGGATGAACAACTTGTTCAATAAAACCATCCTGCGCGCCGCCGGTACCTACAATGAACCACTTCTTCTTCAACGCCCGCTATTCGTTTTAAAGGCTGATAGCCAACCCCAATCTATTCAGCCCGGCATGGAAAAAGGCTACCTGAAACTTCAGGTAGCCTTTTTCCAGCTTATCCGGCCCTATGCGCCGTCGTCCAAATGATCTGGCCGGGCGAGGATGGTACGTTTACCATTGGTGTCGGCAGGCGAGACGATACCTTCGGCTTCCATTTGGTCCACCAGGGTGGCGGCTTTGTTGTAGCCGATGCGCAGGTGGCGCTGGATGGAGGAGATGGTGGCTTTCTGCGTGCGCAAAACGATGGCAACTGCTTCGTCGAACAGGGGGTCTTGGCCGCTGTTGCCGCCGATGCCGCTGTTGGCGTTGCTGAACAAATCGTCGCTACCTACGCCGGAGGTGAGGATGTCTTCCACATAGTCGGGTGCGCCGAAGCCTTTGAGGTATTCGGCCACGCGCTGCACTTCGCTATCGGCCACAAAGGCGCCGTGGATGCGCTGCGGGTAGCCGGTACCGGGCGGCAGGAAGAGCATATCACCTTGACCGAGCAGGTTTTCTGCGCCCATTTGGTCGATGATGGTGCGGCTATCCACTTTGGAGGCTACCTGAAAGGCGATGCGTGTGGGGATGTTGGCTTTAATCAGGCCGGTAATCACGTCCACGCTGGGGCGCTGGGTGGCGAGAATGAGGTGGATGCCGGCGGCGCGGGCTTTTTGGGCGAGGCGGGCAATCAGCTCTTCGATCTTTTTGCCGGACGTCATCATCAGATCGGCAAATTCGTCCACGATCACCACGATGTGCGGCAGGTGGATTAAAGGTTCGGTATTGTCGGGAGTGAGGCTGAAGGGGTTGGCCAGCCGTTCGCCGCGGGCGGTGGCATCTTTGATTTTTTGGTTGTAGCCGGCGAGGTTGCGCACGCCGACATGGCTCATTAGGCGGTAGCGTTTTTCCATTTCATTCACGCACCAGGTGAGTGCGTTGGCGGCAAGTTTCATGTCGGTTACCACCGGTGCGAGCAGGTGCGGGATGCCTTCATACACGGAGAGCTCGAGCATTTTCGGGTCGATCATGATCATGCGCACTTCGTCGGGCGTGGCCTTGAATAGCAGCGACAAAATCATGGCGTTCACGCCCACGGATTTGCCCGAGCCGGTGGTGCCGGCCACCAAGAGATGCGGGGCTTTGGCGAGGTCGGTTACCACCGGCTGGCCGGTGATGTCCTGACCCAGCGCGAGGGTGAGCTTAGATTTGCTTTTGGCAAACACTGGTGAGTTGAATACTTCGCTTAGGCGAATCATCTGCCGTTTGGGATTAGGCAGCTCTAAGCCCATACAAGTTTTGCCCGGGATGGTTTCCACTACGCGGATGACAGCCACGCCGAGCGAGCGGGCAAGGTCTTTTTCCAGGTTAATCACCGAGTTGCCACGCACGCCTACATCGGGCTCGATTTCGTAGCGGGTAATCACCGGGCCGGCATAAGCATCCACCACGTTTACTTTCACGCGGAACTCGGCCAGTTTTTCTTCGATTTTGATGCTGTTGTCCAGCAGCTGCTTTTCGCTGAGAGTGGCTTCATTATCGTATTGCGGCGGCAGGAGCAGCTCGTTCATCGGCACATGATAGTGGCCGAAATCGGCATACGATACGGCGGAAACAGTCGAAATCGGCGTGGGCTGCGGCGGCAGGTCGGGCAGGGGAGGGATGCCGGGCGCGGCAGTGGGCGTAGGGATTGCCCACGTGGCTTGCTCCTGGGCTTCGGCTGCCCCTTGCTCTAAGGCTTGCTGCCATTCGTTGCCGTTGTCGAACTCGATGGCGGGTTCGGCAGCCGGTGCTTGCTCGGTGAGCGAGAGGTCGGGACGGAAGTGATATTGGGCACCAGATTGGTCGGCGGTGTCTGAATACGTTTCAGCGGTATCGTCGCTCACAGTTTCAGTTAAGCTCCAAGGCGGGCTGTCTTCAACAGTGCTTTGCGGAGAAAAAAGCGGCGGCTGTTCGGCAGCCGGCGCCGACTCCTCCTCAGCGGGCGGGGCGTCAGGGCTTTCGGGCGCAGCGCCATGATTGAAAGGGGTGAAGCGGGTGGAAATCGGCAGCGGCTGAGTTTGCTGAGGCGGCATAGCCGTCGGCACTTGCGCGCCCTGGCTGTGGTTCACGCGCGCGGCGGCAGGAATCACACTCTCACGCACGGTTTGGCGTTTGAAGCGGCTGCGCTGGCGGTTGGCCGGGGCATCGGTTTTAGCCAGATTAGCCAAAATTTCATCTTCATTGATTACCGGCAAATCAGGCTGCTGCTGGGTGATGACCGGTTGGGGCGCGGGCTGGGGCTGCCTGCGCGCACGCAGGCGCTGACGCAGGAGATTGTTGCGGATGTCGTCGGGGCTGATGGTGTGCCGCTCTTCGGCAGGCTCTTCAGGCGCAGGTTCGGCCACGGGCGGTAGGTGTGCTTGGATTTTTTCGCGCACATACTGCACAGCGGGATCGGCCGGAGTGATTTCTTCGCGCGGCTCGGCAGCGGAAGAGGGGGCTTTTATCGGCCAGTTCAGCACCACGGTTTCCAGCGGTTTGGCTTCGGCTGCTTCGTTTTTATGTAGCATACGCGTGGCCTCGGAAAGAGAAATGATGCTCGACTCGGGTTGGTTTTCTTCGTTTTCGATATTTTCAGGTAGCCTGTGGCGGGTGGCCTCGGCTTCGGTGATAACCGGCAAATTGGCGTCGGGAGCGGATAAATCGTGGATTTCCGGCTCGGCGGCAGTTTTGGCTTCGGTTTCGGTGGTGTGAGAGCTTTCAGCATTTTCAACCTGCTCAGCAGTGGCATCAATGGTGATTTCTGGCAACAGGGCAGTTGCTTCCGTTACGGCCGTTTCTTCTTCGGCGGGGCTGAAAATCGGTAGTTCTTCTTGGTTTTCGCTCACGTTACGGCGGCGTGCTTTTTTCTTCACACTACCGGCAAGCAGCTCGATTTTGCGCTGCAATTCGTCTTGCACTTTTTGATAATGCAGCTTCACTTGGGTTTGCGCACGCTGCGGCAGCACGTTGGGGCGGGCAGGCTGTTGCTGCGGGGTGTTTTCCACTTCGATATCAGTGGATTGCTTGTTGTTTTGGTGCCGGTTGAGATAGGTAAACTCCAGCAGCCATTCGCGCTCTTCGCGCGCACGCCACCACAAGAGCGCGGCGATGCCAGCCAACAACAGAATCAGCAGAAAAACTAAAAACATAAACAGCAGCTCCCGAATTTGGCGCAAAGATTGGTATTTTAACGTGTTTCCCGCCGAAATTAAACCTGGCGGCCTTCGTAAAATTCTCAACTTTGACACATTTCTGCGCGATGCGTTCCCCCGAACACCTG from Eikenella exigua encodes the following:
- a CDS encoding DNA translocase FtsK, whose product is MFLVFLLILLLAGIAALLWWRAREEREWLLEFTYLNRHQNNKQSTDIEVENTPQQQPARPNVLPQRAQTQVKLHYQKVQDELQRKIELLAGSVKKKARRRNVSENQEELPIFSPAEEETAVTEATALLPEITIDATAEQVENAESSHTTETEAKTAAEPEIHDLSAPDANLPVITEAEATRHRLPENIENEENQPESSIISLSEATRMLHKNEAAEAKPLETVVLNWPIKAPSSAAEPREEITPADPAVQYVREKIQAHLPPVAEPAPEEPAEERHTISPDDIRNNLLRQRLRARRQPQPAPQPVITQQQPDLPVINEDEILANLAKTDAPANRQRSRFKRQTVRESVIPAAARVNHSQGAQVPTAMPPQQTQPLPISTRFTPFNHGAAPESPDAPPAEEESAPAAEQPPLFSPQSTVEDSPPWSLTETVSDDTAETYSDTADQSGAQYHFRPDLSLTEQAPAAEPAIEFDNGNEWQQALEQGAAEAQEQATWAIPTPTAAPGIPPLPDLPPQPTPISTVSAVSYADFGHYHVPMNELLLPPQYDNEATLSEKQLLDNSIKIEEKLAEFRVKVNVVDAYAGPVITRYEIEPDVGVRGNSVINLEKDLARSLGVAVIRVVETIPGKTCMGLELPNPKRQMIRLSEVFNSPVFAKSKSKLTLALGQDITGQPVVTDLAKAPHLLVAGTTGSGKSVGVNAMILSLLFKATPDEVRMIMIDPKMLELSVYEGIPHLLAPVVTDMKLAANALTWCVNEMEKRYRLMSHVGVRNLAGYNQKIKDATARGERLANPFSLTPDNTEPLIHLPHIVVIVDEFADLMMTSGKKIEELIARLAQKARAAGIHLILATQRPSVDVITGLIKANIPTRIAFQVASKVDSRTIIDQMGAENLLGQGDMLFLPPGTGYPQRIHGAFVADSEVQRVAEYLKGFGAPDYVEDILTSGVGSDDLFSNANSGIGGNSGQDPLFDEAVAIVLRTQKATISSIQRHLRIGYNKAATLVDQMEAEGIVSPADTNGKRTILARPDHLDDGA
- a CDS encoding TonB-dependent receptor: MHSRLPDTPLSTYTNVYQWVNRGKAVLAGFEGNVTLPLIRDKLNFSTNFTYFHRNEEKFYGNYVSIVPKYTISSALN